The following coding sequences lie in one Deltaproteobacteria bacterium genomic window:
- a CDS encoding tetratricopeptide repeat protein — MNKEDSYNLGMELFAQDKLDEAVKAYLHALDEDPNYADALHALAMTYAHQEKIDQAIETGKRLIEAAPEDELAYTSLSIFYQQKGLIAEAEAVAAKARTLGWKRQLSESKAPGKG, encoded by the coding sequence GTGAATAAAGAAGATAGCTACAACTTAGGCATGGAGCTATTCGCCCAAGATAAATTGGACGAGGCGGTGAAAGCCTATCTCCACGCTCTTGACGAAGATCCCAACTACGCCGACGCGCTGCATGCGTTGGCGATGACCTACGCCCATCAAGAAAAAATCGACCAGGCGATCGAAACCGGCAAGCGTTTGATCGAAGCGGCGCCCGAAGACGAGCTAGCCTACACTAGTTTATCGATTTTCTATCAGCAGAAGGGGTTGATCGCCGAAGCCGAGGCCGTCGCGGCGAAAGCGCGCACCTTGGGTTGGAAGCGCCAATTGAGCGAAAGCAAAGCGCCGGGCAAGGGTTAG